A window from bacterium encodes these proteins:
- a CDS encoding endonuclease domain-containing protein: protein MKLTRRKLTPLSKGLRHRMTDAEAKLWKRLNRKQLGVMFRRQYPFEKYIVDFVSFDSGLIVEVEGSQHADSEQDNVRDAWFVSKGFKILRFWDNDVLKNTDGVVEVIRQEVELRIGRETDPEEK from the coding sequence ATGAAGTTGACGCGCAGGAAACTCACGCCGCTTTCTAAAGGCTTGCGACATCGCATGACCGATGCCGAAGCCAAACTCTGGAAACGCCTCAACCGCAAACAACTCGGCGTGATGTTCAGGCGTCAATATCCCTTTGAGAAATATATTGTAGATTTCGTTTCATTCGATTCGGGACTGATTGTTGAGGTTGAAGGCAGTCAACATGCAGACTCAGAGCAGGATAATGTGAGGGATGCCTGGTTTGTTTCCAAAGGATTCAAGATCTTAAGATTCTGGGATAATGATGTACTTAAGAATACGGATGGAGTCGTAGAAGTAATAAGACAAGAGGTTGAATTGAGAATCGGAAGAGAAACCGATCCAGAAGAAAAATGA